The following proteins are co-located in the Anser cygnoides isolate HZ-2024a breed goose chromosome 2, Taihu_goose_T2T_genome, whole genome shotgun sequence genome:
- the LOC136790075 gene encoding coiled-coil domain-containing protein 81-like: MAKYLFSAPCFPPTIEKLLNSELAKIWASASYYLSQQLALHQAVRIPGLGTFTVVTEQVASQKNDIVTVERPMFHLAKAIVHNHDLRYDYIDIPGHLHFEELPYAQIASENNVSESLVRLCIDRTTRLFCVCIEDRQNVAFLWRDVGMLIIEGKDVKMKFYEDFLKKLNGTTNALQALLRMPEMNNSVISHLDTAASQTASERVIVFPMYKHESMLKKPTGTVSLRGQVKPSKDQRAVSLIGQVKPSKEQGWTKGGESVKKEDLPKKRLLHRATLAPERLPALTVKPESSQKAEQTERRARKLPAIQRSSVKEKEEEEKVIPQVTPRMVDFIAKAIEQRKENKCLKIKETLPKHIQNFLAGEENKNKELQEEKKKQPKQRSAALTKAKVKREVEMPTTEESCPSEERSPERTPSSLSESDSGQSSPDLMERMMGEWDEDGEEPPRTQQDSPVPPKRSLSPRTHGTLREVVTCIVEQVARKQRGERDAERDLQEQLKCELAVLRWSRSAKEEQSYHQLWQVGHQPAPPAGPRQRESRRVRRVVPMPVSKGPERPSGTQKGPDGDIQQGPSLQHEWDQGCPSRLLTPTPPSIQ; encoded by the exons ATGGCAAAATACCTCTTCTCAGCACCTTGCTTCCCTCCAACAATTGAGAAGCTCTTAAATTCTG AGCTCGCTAAGATTTGGGCCAGCGCATCCTACTACCTGAGTCAACAGCTGGCTCTCCACCAG GCTGTCCGCATTCCTGGTCTTGGAACATTCACAGTTGTCACAGAGCAAGTAGCCAGCCAGAAAAATGACATCGTGACTGTTGAGAGACCCATGTTTCATCTGGCTAAGGCTATTGTGCACAACCATGACCTCCGATACGACTACATAGACATTCCAG GCCACCTGCATTTTGAGGAACTGCCGTATGCTCAGATCGCCTCAGAAAACAATGTCTCTGAGAGCTTAGTGCGGCTTTGCATAGACAGGACCACGCGTCTCTTCTGTGTCTGCATAGAGGACAGGCAGAACGTTGCCTTCCTTTGGAGAGACGTTGGCATGCTGATCATCGAGGGCAAGgatgttaaaatgaaattctatGAAGACTTTCTGAAAAAGCTGAATGGGACAACGAATGCTTTGCAAGCTCTTCTCAGG ATGCCAGAGATGAACAACTCTGTCATCTCTCACCTCGACACCGCTGCTTCTCAGACCGCTTCTGAACGTGTCATTGTCTTTCCAAT GTACAAGCACGAGAGCATGCTTAAGAAGCCAACGGGGACAGTGAGTCTGAGAGGACAAGTGAAGCCCAGCAAAGATCAAAGGGCAGTGAGTCTGATCGGACAAGTGAAGCCCAGCAAAGAACAAGGCTGGACAAAAGGAGGAGAGAGCGTCAAGAAAG aggATCTTCCCAAGAAGCGCCTCCTTCATCGAGCAACACTTGCTCCAGAGAGGTTACCCGCCCTGACTGTAAAGCCGGAGAGCAGTCAGAAAGCTGAGCAGACAGAGCGTCGTGCCAG GAAGCTTCCGGCCATCCAGAGGAGTtctgtgaaggaaaaggaagaggaagagaaagtaaTTCCTCAGGTGACTCCCAGGATGGTAGACTTTATTGCCAAAGCTATTGAGCAGAGGAAAGAG AATAAGTGCTTGAAGATTAAGGAGACGCTTCCAAAACACATTCAGAATTTCTtggctggggaggaaaataagaacaaagagctgcaggaggagaaaaagaaacaacccaAGCAGCGAAGCGCAGCACTAACCAAAGCAAAAGTCAAGAGAGAAGTGGAGATGCCAACAACCGAG GAATCCTGTCCCTCTGAGGAGAGAAGTCCCGAGAGAACTCCCAGCTCTCTGTCTGAGAGCGACTCGGGGCAGTCCAGCCCTGACCTCATGGAGAGGATGATGGGGGAGTGGGACGAGGACGGAGAAGAGCCACCCAGAACTCAGCAGGACAGCCCTGTGCCCCCTAAGCG GAGTCTTTCTCCACGGACTCATGGGACCCTAAGGGAGGTGGTGACATGCATCGTGGAGCAGGTGGCCCGTAAacaaaggggagagagagatgcGGAGAGGgatctgcaggagcagctcaaGTG tgagctggcagtgctgcgGTGGAGTCGGTCGGCGAAAGAGGAACAGAGCTACCACCAGCTTTGGCAAGTGGGTCACCAGCCTGCACCCCCTGCTGGGCCAAGGCAGAGAGAGTCAAGACGG GTGCGAAGAGTAGTGCCAATGCCTGTCAGCAAGGGACCGGAGAGGCCGTCCGGCACACAGAAGGGTCCAGATGGAGACATCCAGCAAGGGCCCTCCCTGCAGCACGAATGGGACCAGGGTTGCCCATCCAGGCTATTAACGCCAACACCTCCTTCCATTCAATAA